The sequence below is a genomic window from Desulfovibrio sp. JC022.
AAAATTTCCATGCGGTTGCCGCCTTTGATGTCGATCCAAGCAATTTGTCCCGGATCAAAGGGCAGTTCCCGTTTGCTGAGCATGTTCATGAATTCCGGCAGTATGGCTGCCTTGTCCATGGCTTCAGATTCGATATTAAGAAACGGCAGAGAGCTGAATTTGCCCGGTGCTACCGGAGCGATAAGCTCGCCGTTGCTGTCGCAATAATAAAGAGCGTCGTTGTGGCGGACCATGAAGCGGGGCTTTTTCTCGCGCACTTGAATCTGCATCTTGCCAGGAAGTTGCCTTCTTACTGCGGCTGATTTGACCCACTGGTTGTCGCTGAGTTTGTTTTCCACTTCGCTGATGTTCACCGCAAGGCTGTTTTTGTTCAGACTCACCTCGGCGATGGAAAGAATTTCCCCGTAGCTCAAACGGTGGTTTCCGCTGACCTTGATATCCTGCAATGCAAAGTAGGGCAGGGCTGTAGCCCAGCGATACCCGGCAAGACAACCGATACCCACAATAGCCAGTACAAGCAGGCAGGCCCCGGAAATGCAGAGCTTGCGCAGCAGCATCCCCAGTGTCTGGGAGAACGACTGCGAAGAATCCTTGCGCTTCTTGGCTTTGTTGCGGCCTGTGCGTTTCTTGCCTGATTTGGCAAGGTTCAGCCTGCTTTTGTTCAGTCCTGCTACGCTCATGACAGTATTATGACCTCCGGCTTTAAAGTGACGCCGAACTTATCAGACACGGCTTCGGTTGCCTGAGACATGAGTTCCAATGCTTGCGCTGCGGTGCCATTCCCTTTGTTTTCAAGGAAGTTGGCATGCATTTCGGAAAAGCCCATGCCGCCGAGGTTTCTGCCTCTGAATCCGGCATCGTCCAGCAGCTTGCCCGCGCTGTAACCTTCCGGATTCTTGAAAACACACCCGGCGGTTTTTGCTGTGACCGGCTGGGTGGCTTTCTTTTTATCAAAAGTATCTTTGATCCTGCTGCGGACTTCTGCTTCAGTTGATGGAGCCAGCTCAAATTCCACTTCCCAGACCAGAAAGAATTCGTCTGTTCCAGTAGAGAAGTGACGGTAGCCCCATTTCAAATTAGCAGCATCTTTCCAGAAAAGTCCTTTTTCCGGGGTCCAGAGCCGGACACGTTTTACGGAAGACTGCATGTCGGTTCCGTATGATCCGGCATTCATGGCGACAGAACCGCCCACGGAGCCGGGAATACCGGCCAGTCCTTCCATGCCGGAAAGACCGTTTTTAATGAGTACTGAAAGCAGTCCCGGCAAACGCATGTCAGCGGGAACACGCACGCTTGTGCCTGATATTTCCGCTTCTGCTTTGCGTTCACAGGCCATTTGTACAAGGGCGAGGTTAAGTTCCCCGTCCCCGGCAAGAATGTTGCTTCCTTCACCGATGGCAAGCAGATCAGAACCTTCGCGCTCTACAAAGCGGGAAAGTTCGTCCAGCCCGGCTTCGTCACGCACCTTAGCCAGAACACGGGCGTTTCCGCCAATGCCTAGTGAGGTGAGCTGAGCCATGCCCGGTTTATGAAGCAGTTCCAGTGTCATATAAATCTTTCCGCTACAAAGCTGTTATTTCTTCCGGTTTGAGAACTTTTTCGCCGTCCTCTTCCAGATATTTTAAAAACTTTTCGCCGACAGTATAAATAGATCCCGCGCCTTGAGTGATGAAAAGGTCACCGGGCTTAAGGATATTGGGCAATTCGTTCTGCATCATTTCAAAGTCCGGGTAAAAGCGGACCTTGGTATCGCTGACCTGCCTGATACCCTGCGCCAGTGACATTCCGTTTACGCCGGGAATGGGGTCTTCGGATGCAGGGTAGATTTCAGTGAGCAGCAGTTCATCGGCCTTTTCAAAGGTCTTACAGAATTCGCCGAACAGGGCCTGTGTGCGGGTGAATCTATGCGGCTGGAAAGCCACAACCAGTCTGCGCTGCGGAAAACAGGACTTGGCGGTCTCAATGGTGGCCTGAATTTCTGCGGGATGGTGACCGTAATCATCCACCACGAGGATTCCTTTGCTCTCACCCTTTTTCTCAAACCTGCGACCTACGCCCATAAAGTTGGAGAGGCCCTGCATAATGGGCTCTTTTGACAGTCCAGATTCAATAGCCACACCGATGGCACCGAGGGCATTGAGCACATTGTGCTTGCCCGGCTGGGCAAGGGAAACTTCGCCCAGAGGTTCATCATCAAGGTAGACCTTGAACAGGGAACGTACTTCGCAGGACAGGATTTCCGCGCGCAGTCTGTTTTCCTTGCCAAGGCCGTAAGTCAAACAAGGACGCTTGATGGAGGGCAGCAACCTCTGCACACCCGGATCATCGCCGCAGACCACATTCATTCCGTAGAAGGGAATTGAGTTCATGAATTTGCGGAATGCTTCATCAATTGCTTCCTGCCCGCCGTAGAAATCAAGGTGGTCTTTGTCCACATTGGTAACCACAGTGATGATGGGCGAGAGGCAGAGGAATGAACCGTCGGATTCATCTGCTTCAGCAATGAGAAACTGTCCGTCACCAAGGCGGGCATTACTGCCGAAGGTATTCAGCCTGCCGCCGATGATGACTGTGGGGTCCAGTTCTGCTTCAGTGAAAATTGTTGCCAGCAACGAGGTGGTTGTAGTCTTTCCGTGGGTTCCAGCTACCGCGATTCCGGTGCGCAACCGCATAAGTTCGGCCAGCATCTCCGCTCTGGGAATTACAGGAATACCCAGTTCGTGGGCTTTGACCAGTTCCGGATTTTCATCGGAAATTGCGGTGGATTTTACCACTACATCGGCATCGGTAACGTTATCCGCACCGTGCCCGATGAAGACCTGTGCTCCCATCTTGAGCAGACGTTTCACAGGCGCACCAGCTGCCAGATCGGAACCTGTCACGGTGAAGCCCATGTTGATCAATACTTCGGCAATGCCGCTCATGCCTGAGCCGCCGATACCGATCATGTGGATGTTGCCGACCCTGCTGCGCATGATGGGACATTCGGCATCCGTTACTAAGGGTACACTAGGTCCTTCTGCTGCGATCATGCTGCACCTCTCACTGTTTTCATTCTAATAATATCTTGGGCGCCATCCGCGATAACGGAGGCCGCATCAGTCCGGGCAAAGGAAAGGGCCTTGCTTCCCATTTCTATGAGCCTGTCCTGATCCGCAATCAGTTTAATAATTTCGTCTGCCAGCCTTTGTCCGTTCAATTTGTTCTGCGGAATAAGTTCAGCCGCGCCCAGATCAGCCAAAGCACGGGCGTTCCCGGTTTGGTGGTCGTGAGTGGCATGCGGAAAGGGGATAAATATGGCTGGCTTACCCGCTGCCGCTACTTCAAAAACAGTGGATGCTCCGGCTCTGCACACAACAAGGGAAGCTTTGGCATATGCTTCGCCCATGTTGTGAATGAACGGGGAGACTGCATCGATATTCATGCCGTTCTCCTCGTATGCCTTGCGGACTTTTTCAAAGTCGGCTTCTCCGGTCTGGTGGCGCAGACTGATGCCTGTTTCTTTCAGCTTGGCAAGTCCGGAGATGACAGCATCGTTAATGGCTGCCGCGCCCTGACTTCCGCCGAAGACCAGAACCGCTTTTTTGTCTGCACATTGGCCGGAACCAATTATCTCTTTACGGACCGGATTGCCCACCACAATAGTTTTAGCTGCGGGGAATGATCCGTTTCTATCCTCAAAGGAGGCGAAAACTTTTTTTACAATCTTGCCCAGAATACGGTTGGTTACTCCGGGAATACTGTTCTGCTCGTGGATTGCTGTGGGGACGCCGAGCATCCATGCTGCCAGTACCGGGCAGAATCCTGCGTATCCGCCGAAGCCGATTACTGCGTCAGGCTTGAAGGATGTAATTTCCTTCAAGGATTTAACCAGCGCGGATACGATCCAGAGCGAACTGAAAACTTTTTTGATGCCACCGCCCAGAACGCCTTTTGCAGGAAGTTCCTTAAAGGGGATTCTCGCCCGCTCAACCATTTTCCGTTCCGGTCCCTTGCCGCCGAGAAAGAGAATCTCGCAGTCGGGAAAGCGGGTTTTGATCTCATCAGCAACGGCCAGTGCAGGGAAAACGTGTCCACCGGTGCCGCCGGTGGTCAGGATGATGCGTTTCATCAGACTTTCCCCCTGGATAAATTAAGGAGGATGCCGGTGCAGATGCAGGAAACCATCAAGCTTGATCCGCCGTAGCTGACGAAAGGCATGGGCACGCCCTTGGGCGGTACGGTTCCCATGACCACAGCAAGGTTCAGGCTGAAGCCCAGAGCCAGCATGATGGTCAGTCCGTAGGCAGTAAAGCGGTCCTGCAAATCATCCTGTGACAGCGCGATTTTAAATCCGCGCCAGACAAGAAAACCGATGACCGCAAATACGGCCAATACGCCGATAAAGCCCAGTTCCTCACCCACAACAGCCATGATGAAGTCGTTGTGTGCTTCGGGGAGGAAGAAAAGTTTCTGTTTACCTGCGCCCAGTCCTTGTCCGAAAACATTACCTGATCCGAAAGCGTAAAGAGATTGTACTAACTGGTACCCTTCTTCATGTGCGGACTTGAAAGGATCAATGAATGCGGTCATGCGTTTGAGCCTGTACGGAGAACTGGTGATGAGCATGTATCCGGCACCACCAGCGAAAACCAGTGAAGTCAGCAGATAGCTGACCCGTGTTCCGCCCACAAGACTCATGAAGAAAAGGATCATGCACAAGAAGACTGAGCCTCCAAAGTCCGGCTGCATCATCAGCAAAAGACAGAGTGCTCCGGTAATGGCGTACGGAGGCAAAAAGCCTACACTGAAGGTCTTAATAAGCTCCTGCTTGCGGGAGAAGAAATAAGCCAGATAAAGAACCAGTGCGGGTTTGCAAAACTCAAGCGGCTGAATACGCAACGGGCCTAATGCGATCCAGCGTTTAGCTCCGCCAGCTGCCACTGAGAGTGGTGAAAAATCGCAAAGAAGCAAAAGCACGAAAGCAGCCATGAGCCAGACGTAGACCATGTTGTAGAAAAAGGCCTTGGGCAGACGGGAGCAGATGTACATCATGCAGGTTCCGGCCACGAGAAATACCGCCTGCTTCTTGAAGAAGAGGTATTTGTCGTCAAAGAAACGCTCGGCCATGATTCCACTGGCGGAAAGGACCATCATCAGTCCGAAGCAGGCCAGCAGCAGTGCCGCAGCCAGCAGCCAGTAATCTAACCGTTCAGGTTTGCCGGAGAGGTTCTTTTTCTTATTCAAGACAGTTCCTCCATGATTCGCTTAAAATCATCGCCTCTGGCAGGGTACCCGGTATAAGCGTCAAAGCTTGCTGTTGCCGGGGAAAGCAGGATGGTATCGCCTGCTTTGGAGTTTGCAAAAAGTTCGCGCACGGCCTTTTCAAGGTTTTCGTGCCATGAAATTATAAATTCATCTTTGAGAGCAGGTTCGAAATGTTCACGTCCTGCTCCGAATAATCCCACTTCGGCTACTTTGCCGCGCATTGCCGGGATTATTTCGCGCACATCACCGCCCTTGAATACGCCGCCAAGCAGCAAACGGACCGGACCCTCAAAACTGTTCAGGGCTGCGCGGACTGCATCAAGGTTGGTGCCTTTGGAGTCGTTTATAAAGCGGACGCCGTCCACAGAACCGAGATCCTGAATGCGGTGCGGTTTGCCGACGAAAGTTTTAAGTCCGGCTTCAAACTCTTCACGGTCCAGCCCTATTTTCTCCAGTGCCAGCCATGCCGCTTCCATGTTGAGGCAGTTGTGTTTGCCGGGAAGATTGGGCTGTTCGTCAAAGCTGGAGCCGTCAAACCATTTGACCTCAGCCTTGGTGAAACTGGACGGATCAAGTTCGTCTCTCATGTGCGCGGGCAGGATAGCCAGTTCATCTTCGCTCTGGCGTTCAAAAATTTTGAGCTTAGCTGCAAGGTACTCGTCCATGTCCTCATGGTAGTTGAGGTGGTTGGGCGCGATATTGAGCAGGATAGCGGCCTGCGGTCTGAACAAGCGGCAGTTCTGGAGCTGAAAGCTGGAAACTTCAAGGACCAGCACGTCGGCCTTTTCATCATTGGCGATGAACTCGGAAAGGGGCGTGCCGTAATTGGCCCCGGCGAATGCTTTACGTCCGGCCTGTTCCAGAATGTGCTTGATCAGCGCGGTGGTGGTTGTTTTGCCGTTGGTTCCGGTGATGGCAATCTTGGGTTCATTGGCGAACCATGAAGCCAGTTCAAGCTCGGAAATGATGGCCCGTTCCGGTAGGTTACCGATAAACGGTGCAATTTTGCGGGCCGGAATACCGGGGCTGGCAACAATCACATCGGCCCCGGCGAATTGCTCTTCGCAGAACGGTCCGGTCATCAGCTGGGCGTCAGGTCCGAGACCTTCAAGGATGTCTTTGCTCAGGTCTTCATTGCTGTCCATAATGCGCACGGTAGCCTTGAGCTTGTGCAGCAGTTTTGCTGCGGCAAGGCCTGATCTTCCGGCTCCGGCGACAATTGCCAACCTTCCGGTGAACATGCGGGTCGAGGTGACCTGTTCTACAAATGTGCTGTCCATAACATCCTTTACCTGATCTTCAGGGTACTCAGGGCCATAAGGGCCATTAATATAGAGATGACCCAGAACCTGATTACAATTTTAGATTCCGGAATTCCCTTGTGTTCAAAGTGGTGGTGCAGCGGTGCCATGCGGAAAATTCGCTTGCCGCCGCTGACCTTGAAATAACTAACCTGCATGATTACTGAGATGGTCTCGAAGACGAAAACCCCGCCGACAATGATCAGCAGTAATTCCTGTTTGCAGAGTACGGCGACAAAACCGAGCACGCCGCCGATGCTGAGTGATCCCACATCACCCATAAAAAGCTGCGCCGGATAGGCGTTGTACCAGAGGAAACCAAGTCCTGCGCCCACAAGTGCGCCGCAGAAGACGGTGACCTCACCCACGCCGGGAACATGAGGCACATTTAGATAACTGGCCATGCCCACGTGTCCGGCAATGTAAATGAAAAATGCATAACAGGTGGCACTGGTGATGGAAGGCCCGATAGCCAGCCCGTCCAGTCCATCCGTTAAGTTGACTCCGTTGGAAGCTCCGATCATGACCAGCAGGGCGAAAGGCAGATACATCCAGCCGAGGTTCGGGGTAAAATTCTTAAAAAATGGTACCGCCAGTTCAGTAGAATAAGCGGGTTGCATGATCAGCAACCCTACTGCTGTCCCGGCTACCAGCAACTGGCCGAAAAGTTTTGCTTTAGCGGAAATGCCCTTGTTTTGCTTACCCTTGATCTTGGTGTAGTCGTCCACAAAACCAACCAGCCCGAATCCGGCAAAGACCAGCATGGTCAGCCAGACGTAAATGTTGGTCAGGTCAGCCCAGAGCAGGGTGGAAACCAGTACACCGAATCCCAGCAGCAACCCGCCCATGGTCGGAGTTCCGGCCTTGCATTTGTGCATTTCGCCTACTTCGTCCTGAATGTACTGACCGCATTTTATTTTCTGCAACCAGCGCATCATAATGGGGCCGAGTACAATGGTAATAACCAGTGCAGTGAGCAGGGCGTAGATGGACCTGAAAGTAATGTAGCGGAACACATTCAGGATACCGAGTTGAGCACTCAGGGGGACTAGAAAATGATAGATCATACTTTGTTTCCTCCGGTCTCCCCATTGATGTCATTGTTAAGTGCGTGGAAGTAAT
It includes:
- the mraY gene encoding phospho-N-acetylmuramoyl-pentapeptide-transferase; this encodes MIYHFLVPLSAQLGILNVFRYITFRSIYALLTALVITIVLGPIMMRWLQKIKCGQYIQDEVGEMHKCKAGTPTMGGLLLGFGVLVSTLLWADLTNIYVWLTMLVFAGFGLVGFVDDYTKIKGKQNKGISAKAKLFGQLLVAGTAVGLLIMQPAYSTELAVPFFKNFTPNLGWMYLPFALLVMIGASNGVNLTDGLDGLAIGPSITSATCYAFFIYIAGHVGMASYLNVPHVPGVGEVTVFCGALVGAGLGFLWYNAYPAQLFMGDVGSLSIGGVLGFVAVLCKQELLLIIVGGVFVFETISVIMQVSYFKVSGGKRIFRMAPLHHHFEHKGIPESKIVIRFWVISILMALMALSTLKIR
- the murG gene encoding undecaprenyldiphospho-muramoylpentapeptide beta-N-acetylglucosaminyltransferase, with protein sequence MKRIILTTGGTGGHVFPALAVADEIKTRFPDCEILFLGGKGPERKMVERARIPFKELPAKGVLGGGIKKVFSSLWIVSALVKSLKEITSFKPDAVIGFGGYAGFCPVLAAWMLGVPTAIHEQNSIPGVTNRILGKIVKKVFASFEDRNGSFPAAKTIVVGNPVRKEIIGSGQCADKKAVLVFGGSQGAAAINDAVISGLAKLKETGISLRHQTGEADFEKVRKAYEENGMNIDAVSPFIHNMGEAYAKASLVVCRAGASTVFEVAAAGKPAIFIPFPHATHDHQTGNARALADLGAAELIPQNKLNGQRLADEIIKLIADQDRLIEMGSKALSFARTDAASVIADGAQDIIRMKTVRGAA
- the murB gene encoding UDP-N-acetylmuramate dehydrogenase, which produces MTLELLHKPGMAQLTSLGIGGNARVLAKVRDEAGLDELSRFVEREGSDLLAIGEGSNILAGDGELNLALVQMACERKAEAEISGTSVRVPADMRLPGLLSVLIKNGLSGMEGLAGIPGSVGGSVAMNAGSYGTDMQSSVKRVRLWTPEKGLFWKDAANLKWGYRHFSTGTDEFFLVWEVEFELAPSTEAEVRSRIKDTFDKKKATQPVTAKTAGCVFKNPEGYSAGKLLDDAGFRGRNLGGMGFSEMHANFLENKGNGTAAQALELMSQATEAVSDKFGVTLKPEVIILS
- the ftsW gene encoding putative lipid II flippase FtsW, with protein sequence MNKKKNLSGKPERLDYWLLAAALLLACFGLMMVLSASGIMAERFFDDKYLFFKKQAVFLVAGTCMMYICSRLPKAFFYNMVYVWLMAAFVLLLLCDFSPLSVAAGGAKRWIALGPLRIQPLEFCKPALVLYLAYFFSRKQELIKTFSVGFLPPYAITGALCLLLMMQPDFGGSVFLCMILFFMSLVGGTRVSYLLTSLVFAGGAGYMLITSSPYRLKRMTAFIDPFKSAHEEGYQLVQSLYAFGSGNVFGQGLGAGKQKLFFLPEAHNDFIMAVVGEELGFIGVLAVFAVIGFLVWRGFKIALSQDDLQDRFTAYGLTIMLALGFSLNLAVVMGTVPPKGVPMPFVSYGGSSLMVSCICTGILLNLSRGKV
- the murC gene encoding UDP-N-acetylmuramate--L-alanine ligase; the protein is MRSRVGNIHMIGIGGSGMSGIAEVLINMGFTVTGSDLAAGAPVKRLLKMGAQVFIGHGADNVTDADVVVKSTAISDENPELVKAHELGIPVIPRAEMLAELMRLRTGIAVAGTHGKTTTTSLLATIFTEAELDPTVIIGGRLNTFGSNARLGDGQFLIAEADESDGSFLCLSPIITVVTNVDKDHLDFYGGQEAIDEAFRKFMNSIPFYGMNVVCGDDPGVQRLLPSIKRPCLTYGLGKENRLRAEILSCEVRSLFKVYLDDEPLGEVSLAQPGKHNVLNALGAIGVAIESGLSKEPIMQGLSNFMGVGRRFEKKGESKGILVVDDYGHHPAEIQATIETAKSCFPQRRLVVAFQPHRFTRTQALFGEFCKTFEKADELLLTEIYPASEDPIPGVNGMSLAQGIRQVSDTKVRFYPDFEMMQNELPNILKPGDLFITQGAGSIYTVGEKFLKYLEEDGEKVLKPEEITAL
- the murD gene encoding UDP-N-acetylmuramoyl-L-alanine--D-glutamate ligase encodes the protein MDSTFVEQVTSTRMFTGRLAIVAGAGRSGLAAAKLLHKLKATVRIMDSNEDLSKDILEGLGPDAQLMTGPFCEEQFAGADVIVASPGIPARKIAPFIGNLPERAIISELELASWFANEPKIAITGTNGKTTTTALIKHILEQAGRKAFAGANYGTPLSEFIANDEKADVLVLEVSSFQLQNCRLFRPQAAILLNIAPNHLNYHEDMDEYLAAKLKIFERQSEDELAILPAHMRDELDPSSFTKAEVKWFDGSSFDEQPNLPGKHNCLNMEAAWLALEKIGLDREEFEAGLKTFVGKPHRIQDLGSVDGVRFINDSKGTNLDAVRAALNSFEGPVRLLLGGVFKGGDVREIIPAMRGKVAEVGLFGAGREHFEPALKDEFIISWHENLEKAVRELFANSKAGDTILLSPATASFDAYTGYPARGDDFKRIMEELS
- a CDS encoding FtsQ-type POTRA domain-containing protein codes for the protein MSVAGLNKSRLNLAKSGKKRTGRNKAKKRKDSSQSFSQTLGMLLRKLCISGACLLVLAIVGIGCLAGYRWATALPYFALQDIKVSGNHRLSYGEILSIAEVSLNKNSLAVNISEVENKLSDNQWVKSAAVRRQLPGKMQIQVREKKPRFMVRHNDALYYCDSNGELIAPVAPGKFSSLPFLNIESEAMDKAAILPEFMNMLSKRELPFDPGQIAWIDIKGGNRMEIFMDRLGLTVLLGLDNWQEQLSHLNTVWNDLKNRGEFRNVAVISTGKNRVWVEKRSSGK